The following are encoded in a window of Variovorax paradoxus genomic DNA:
- a CDS encoding FecR family protein: protein MAVPTPTDHDRAALDTQAHDWLVRLTSGRATTGDAQDFRRWCARSPQHAQAMAEATRLWDLTRPAAKAVAQRMPAMDVPPRAAIAVSRPPAFGRRQFLGAALAAGAAGFLVVRPPAGLWPGLSDMTADYRTGTGEQRRVVLTDAAAVVEMNTQTSLNLARGAEGEPPVLDMLGGEAQVLLDAARRTPFTMTVGGARLVAAAASRFNVRATGGEVCVTCFAGSVELRDGERVLVAGEAQQIRYGGRREAEVARAPDLATVGAWRERVLVFDDTPLAAVVDEINRYRPGRLIVTRAELGQRKVQARLRLDELPHVETLIAVSYGAKLTSLPAGIVLLG, encoded by the coding sequence ATGGCTGTTCCCACTCCGACCGATCACGACCGCGCCGCGCTGGACACGCAGGCGCACGACTGGCTCGTGCGCCTGACCTCCGGCCGCGCGACCACGGGCGACGCGCAGGATTTCCGCCGCTGGTGCGCCCGCAGTCCGCAGCACGCGCAGGCGATGGCCGAGGCGACGCGCCTGTGGGATTTGACGCGTCCCGCGGCGAAAGCCGTGGCGCAGCGCATGCCCGCGATGGACGTGCCGCCGCGCGCGGCCATCGCCGTGTCGCGCCCGCCCGCGTTCGGCCGCCGCCAGTTCCTCGGCGCCGCGCTCGCGGCCGGCGCCGCCGGTTTCCTCGTGGTGCGCCCGCCTGCCGGCCTGTGGCCTGGGCTGTCCGACATGACGGCCGACTACCGCACCGGCACCGGCGAGCAGCGCCGCGTGGTGCTGACCGATGCCGCCGCGGTGGTCGAGATGAACACGCAGACCAGCCTCAACCTTGCGCGCGGCGCCGAGGGCGAGCCGCCGGTGCTCGACATGCTCGGCGGCGAGGCGCAGGTGCTGCTCGATGCGGCGCGCCGCACGCCCTTCACCATGACGGTGGGCGGCGCGCGCCTCGTGGCCGCGGCGGCCAGCCGCTTCAACGTGCGCGCCACCGGCGGCGAGGTGTGCGTGACCTGCTTCGCGGGCTCGGTCGAGCTGCGCGATGGCGAGCGTGTGCTCGTCGCCGGCGAGGCTCAGCAGATCCGCTACGGCGGCCGGCGCGAGGCCGAAGTGGCGCGCGCGCCCGACCTCGCGACCGTCGGCGCCTGGCGCGAGCGCGTGCTGGTGTTCGACGACACGCCGCTTGCGGCCGTGGTCGACGAAATCAACCGCTACCGCCCGGGCCGGCTCATCGTCACGCGCGCGGAGCTCGGGCAGCGCAAGGTGCAGGCCCGGCTGCGGCTGGACGAGCTGCCGCACGTCGAGACGCTGATTGCCGTGAGCTACGGCGCGAAGCTCACCTCGCTGCCTGCGGGCATCGTGCTGCTCGGATAG
- a CDS encoding alpha/beta hydrolase, with protein sequence MRPFRATLSLALLGTLLGLSACTTGTTAAQRLAAASKPPPTDCVAWVGADRNARVGGYLLPQAGTAVNAGGPRVCVPVLMSAYPVPTNYAGGDYHVGQFTDDQLKARWRTCKAEPDCFARVNAQMQRWLPPNKARATRVTGAVDPAGRIDADSPKVDLKQIRRPAFFAKAPYREGIAEADARTHIVEFTVPRDTFERLDLKLSDPIKLRGWYLEGAGVDDGSGRKVRALAVMAAGGGGQLTAIQHPDEVAYRIDGASGKAVPVSFPNGTTEAMGQRWWRENLHALNQAGFDVLAYDRRGEGLSGGVSDTNTLEQGEDVFRVLAQLEHGQGLRLLTPSGQLLEGNAARGRLLAGQKASEIPLVLGGYSRGSMSTAWALTRNYVAACSFDMPVPHCTPARGWRNIRGAILLSSFASGAGYLPDAPDLADRNLFLGGMAADHHILFYPNSATLAGMDRWPAAFFGKGLWDRAESLEGTVAAYNRIRGVKEIVLSRGPHAIETWPESERRYLRERMVAYAKVVIVGGRTVPGARPWKDFKSLVATTPDVWEPSSRPGTGPGRQP encoded by the coding sequence ATGCGCCCATTCCGTGCCACCCTTTCGCTCGCCCTGCTGGGTACCCTCTTGGGCCTGTCGGCCTGCACCACCGGCACCACCGCCGCCCAGCGGCTGGCCGCCGCGAGCAAGCCGCCCCCGACCGACTGCGTCGCATGGGTCGGCGCCGACCGCAATGCGCGCGTGGGCGGCTACCTGCTGCCGCAGGCCGGCACCGCGGTGAACGCCGGCGGCCCGCGCGTGTGCGTGCCCGTGCTCATGAGCGCCTACCCCGTGCCCACCAATTACGCGGGCGGCGACTACCACGTGGGCCAGTTCACCGACGACCAGCTCAAGGCGCGATGGCGCACCTGCAAGGCCGAGCCGGACTGCTTCGCGCGGGTGAACGCGCAGATGCAGCGCTGGCTGCCGCCCAACAAGGCGCGCGCCACGCGCGTGACCGGCGCGGTCGATCCGGCCGGGCGCATCGATGCCGACAGTCCCAAGGTCGACCTGAAGCAGATCCGTCGCCCCGCCTTCTTCGCGAAGGCGCCTTATCGCGAAGGCATTGCCGAAGCCGACGCGCGCACCCACATCGTCGAGTTCACCGTGCCGCGCGACACCTTCGAGCGGCTCGACCTGAAACTCAGCGACCCGATCAAGCTGCGCGGCTGGTACCTCGAAGGCGCGGGCGTGGACGACGGCAGCGGCCGCAAGGTGCGCGCCCTCGCGGTCATGGCGGCGGGCGGCGGCGGGCAGCTCACGGCCATCCAGCATCCGGACGAAGTGGCCTACCGCATCGACGGCGCGAGCGGCAAGGCCGTGCCGGTGTCGTTCCCCAACGGCACCACCGAGGCCATGGGCCAGCGCTGGTGGCGCGAGAACCTGCACGCGTTGAACCAGGCCGGCTTCGACGTGCTGGCCTACGACCGGCGCGGCGAAGGTTTGTCGGGCGGCGTGAGCGACACCAACACGCTGGAGCAAGGCGAAGACGTGTTCCGCGTGCTCGCGCAACTCGAACACGGCCAGGGCCTGCGGCTGCTCACGCCCTCGGGCCAGCTGCTCGAAGGCAACGCCGCGCGCGGGCGCCTGCTCGCGGGCCAGAAGGCCAGCGAGATTCCGCTGGTGCTCGGCGGCTACTCGCGCGGCTCGATGTCGACCGCCTGGGCGCTCACGCGCAACTACGTGGCCGCCTGCAGCTTCGACATGCCCGTGCCCCACTGCACGCCGGCACGCGGCTGGCGCAACATCCGCGGCGCCATCCTGCTGTCGTCGTTCGCCAGCGGCGCGGGCTACCTGCCCGATGCGCCCGACCTGGCCGACCGCAACCTGTTCCTCGGCGGCATGGCGGCGGACCACCACATCCTTTTCTATCCGAACTCCGCCACGCTCGCGGGCATGGACCGCTGGCCCGCCGCCTTCTTCGGCAAGGGCCTGTGGGACCGCGCCGAATCGCTCGAAGGCACCGTCGCCGCCTACAACCGCATCCGCGGCGTGAAGGAGATCGTGCTGTCGCGCGGCCCGCACGCCATCGAAACCTGGCCCGAGTCCGAACGGCGCTACCTGCGCGAGCGCATGGTGGCCTACGCCAAGGTGGTGATCGTCGGCGGGCGCACCGTGCCGGGCGCGCGGCCGTGGAAAGATTTCAAATCGCTGGTCGCCACCACGCCCGACGTGTGGGAACCGTCGTCGCGCCCGGGCACGGGGCCCGGACGACAGCCCTGA
- the alkB gene encoding DNA oxidative demethylase AlkB yields the protein MTFDLFDAPPRAAREPIGPAAFVLPGFALPRVDALLTAIADVSARAPFRHLVTPGGFTMSVALTNCGALGWTSDRRGYRYSAVDPDSGTPWPAMPEAFARLARDAAALAGFDGFAPDACLVNRYQPGSRLSLHQDRDERDHGAPIVSVSLGMPAVFQFGGFARSDKTERIPLTHGDVVVWGGVDRLRFHGVLPLKDMPHPLEAQLGAQRINLTFRKAG from the coding sequence ATGACGTTCGACCTCTTCGACGCCCCGCCGCGCGCCGCGCGCGAGCCGATCGGCCCGGCCGCCTTCGTGCTGCCGGGCTTTGCATTGCCGCGCGTCGACGCGCTGCTCACTGCCATCGCCGACGTGTCCGCGCGCGCGCCGTTTCGCCATCTGGTCACGCCCGGCGGCTTCACCATGTCGGTCGCGCTCACCAACTGCGGCGCGCTCGGCTGGACCAGCGACCGGCGCGGCTACCGCTACAGCGCGGTCGATCCCGACAGCGGCACGCCGTGGCCGGCGATGCCCGAGGCCTTTGCACGGCTGGCGCGCGACGCGGCGGCGCTGGCGGGCTTCGACGGCTTTGCACCCGACGCCTGCCTGGTCAACCGCTACCAGCCGGGCAGCCGGCTCTCGCTGCACCAGGACCGCGACGAGCGCGACCACGGCGCGCCGATCGTGTCGGTGTCGCTGGGCATGCCGGCGGTGTTCCAGTTCGGCGGGTTCGCACGCAGCGACAAGACGGAGCGCATTCCCTTGACCCATGGCGACGTGGTGGTGTGGGGCGGTGTGGACCGGCTGCGCTTTCATGGCGTGCTGCCGCTGAAAGACATGCCGCATCCACTGGAAGCTCAACTCGGCGCGCAGCGCATCAACCTCACCTTCCGCAAGGCCGGCTGA
- a CDS encoding STN domain-containing protein gives MTLILGILSLAAVSHAGEPAPSPDAAGRIAFDLPAQPLATAVQVYAQATGQSVFFDGQLTAGLESAPLHGVFTPREALQRLLAGTRLTARHTDARTFTLIQDESAPPVVATAPAAPAAPAMSSRDARVVQQALERTLCRWPHARPGTYRALVQLWVGPGGHVRRTRLLSSTGLAQRDAALEAAMNTLVLDRPPEGEADQPLTVLLLPRTGDRPDVCDAAISP, from the coding sequence TTGACCCTGATCCTCGGAATTCTGTCCCTCGCGGCCGTGTCGCATGCCGGCGAACCTGCGCCATCGCCCGATGCGGCGGGGCGCATCGCCTTCGACCTGCCGGCCCAGCCGCTGGCCACCGCCGTGCAGGTCTATGCGCAGGCGACGGGGCAGTCCGTGTTCTTCGATGGGCAGCTCACCGCCGGCCTCGAATCCGCACCGCTGCACGGCGTGTTCACGCCGCGCGAGGCGCTGCAGCGCCTGCTGGCCGGCACGCGGCTGACCGCGCGCCACACCGATGCGCGCACCTTCACGCTGATCCAGGACGAGAGCGCGCCGCCCGTGGTTGCGACGGCACCGGCCGCGCCTGCCGCGCCGGCGATGTCCTCGCGCGACGCCCGCGTGGTGCAGCAGGCGCTGGAGCGCACGCTGTGCCGCTGGCCGCATGCGCGCCCCGGCACCTACCGCGCGCTCGTGCAGCTGTGGGTCGGGCCCGGTGGCCATGTGCGGCGCACGCGGCTGCTCAGCTCCACCGGCCTCGCGCAGCGCGACGCCGCGCTCGAAGCCGCGATGAACACGCTGGTGCTCGACCGCCCGCCCGAAGGCGAAGCCGACCAGCCACTCACGGTGCTGCTGCTGCCGCGCACCGGCGACCGCCCCGACGTCTGCGACGCAGCAATCTCTCCCTGA
- a CDS encoding RNA polymerase sigma factor: MEQDTPGFLRSLLTSRYIEFRNRLRRRLGSDERADDVLHETWLRVQRMSDPGPVQSPMAYLLRIASNVAEDRRISHGRLLDFVEVEELLHFSDDSHDPARVSEARSEVQALERALEELPRRRRDIFIASRVDETPHADLARRYGVSVRIVEREVKAALVHCAGRLGRDVIQRFGPGAGKQSEKT, encoded by the coding sequence GTGGAACAGGACACCCCCGGCTTTCTGCGCAGCCTGCTGACCAGCCGCTACATCGAGTTCCGCAACCGGCTGCGCCGCCGCCTGGGCTCGGATGAGCGGGCCGACGACGTGCTGCACGAGACCTGGCTGCGCGTGCAGCGCATGAGCGACCCCGGCCCGGTGCAAAGCCCCATGGCCTACCTGCTGCGCATCGCATCGAACGTGGCGGAAGACCGGCGCATCTCCCACGGGCGCCTGCTCGATTTCGTCGAGGTCGAGGAGCTGCTGCACTTTTCCGACGACAGCCACGACCCGGCCCGCGTCTCGGAGGCGCGCAGCGAGGTGCAGGCACTGGAACGCGCACTCGAGGAGCTTCCGCGCCGCCGCCGCGACATCTTCATCGCCTCGCGCGTGGACGAGACGCCGCACGCAGACCTCGCGCGCCGCTACGGCGTGTCGGTGCGCATCGTCGAGCGCGAAGTGAAGGCCGCGCTGGTGCATTGCGCCGGCCGTTTGGGGCGCGATGTGATCCAGCGGTTCGGTCCCGGTGCGGGAAAACAGTCTGAGAAGACATGA
- a CDS encoding ABC transporter ATP-binding protein produces MTDTTTTSTTESPGRAIRALYAALWHFAAGARAQLLGATALLASSQLIRLSLPYLAGQAINALQRGDLPTAGRWIATLAAVYVGAWALHGPGRILERNVGLKVRETLADQLYARIAAAPLAWHDSHHSGELQHRVHQASRALADFAQNQFIWLTNAVNFVGPLVALALLSRTSGVTALAGYVLIGVVIVRIDRALMKLARAENDADRRYVAALLDFLGNASTVIGLRLQGASRLLLRRRMAAVSLPLKRTVVLNEGKWFAVDLMGLALTWGLVVIYVWQARAPGQAVMLGAVFMIYQYAQQAAGVVTSVAANFSFFARMHTDYSSAEPIWHAPASATLQAPPEEVPAHERIDAATPWTQLQVDQLKWRYAPRGAVADDPAAPARSGLHDVALSLRRGQRVALVGPSGGGKSTLLRVLAGLYAPHGGTLALDGVPADWARLRQLATLIPQETELFEASVRENLAFGRPCDDERLRAALHTSTFDEVLQATRGDLDSAISERGFNLSGGQRQRLCLARGVLAAEGSSLLLLDEPTSALDAATEARVLARIAAAFPQACVIASVHRLSLLDRFDTVILMEAGHVRDHGPRDEVLARQPMLREASRGNKQ; encoded by the coding sequence ATGACAGACACGACGACCACCTCCACCACCGAATCCCCCGGCCGCGCGATCCGCGCGCTCTACGCCGCGCTGTGGCACTTCGCCGCCGGTGCGCGTGCGCAGCTGCTGGGCGCCACGGCGTTGCTCGCGAGTTCGCAGCTGATTCGCCTCTCGCTGCCCTACCTCGCGGGCCAGGCCATCAACGCGCTGCAACGCGGCGACCTGCCCACGGCCGGCCGCTGGATCGCCACGCTCGCGGCCGTGTACGTCGGCGCGTGGGCGCTGCACGGGCCGGGCCGCATCCTCGAGCGCAACGTGGGCCTGAAGGTGCGCGAGACGCTGGCCGACCAGCTCTATGCGCGCATCGCCGCCGCGCCGCTCGCCTGGCACGACAGCCACCACTCGGGCGAGCTGCAGCACCGCGTGCACCAGGCCAGCCGCGCGCTCGCCGACTTCGCGCAGAACCAGTTCATCTGGCTCACCAACGCGGTCAACTTCGTCGGGCCGCTGGTGGCGCTGGCGCTGCTGTCGCGCACCAGCGGCGTGACGGCGCTCGCGGGCTATGTGCTGATCGGCGTGGTGATCGTGCGCATCGACCGCGCGCTCATGAAGCTTGCGCGCGCCGAGAACGACGCCGACCGCCGCTACGTGGCCGCGCTGCTCGACTTTCTGGGCAACGCCTCGACCGTGATCGGCCTGCGTCTGCAGGGCGCATCGCGCCTGTTGCTTCGCCGTCGCATGGCAGCCGTATCGCTTCCGTTGAAGCGCACCGTGGTGCTCAACGAAGGCAAGTGGTTCGCGGTCGACCTGATGGGGCTGGCGCTGACCTGGGGCCTGGTGGTGATCTATGTGTGGCAGGCGCGCGCGCCGGGCCAGGCCGTGATGCTGGGCGCGGTGTTCATGATCTACCAGTACGCGCAGCAGGCGGCGGGCGTCGTCACCTCGGTCGCCGCCAACTTCAGTTTCTTCGCGCGCATGCACACCGACTACAGCAGCGCCGAGCCGATCTGGCACGCGCCGGCGAGCGCCACGCTCCAGGCCCCGCCCGAAGAAGTGCCGGCGCATGAACGCATCGATGCAGCAACGCCGTGGACGCAGCTGCAGGTCGATCAGCTGAAATGGCGCTACGCCCCGCGCGGCGCCGTCGCGGACGACCCCGCGGCACCGGCGCGCAGCGGCCTGCACGACGTGGCGCTCTCGCTGCGACGGGGCCAGCGCGTGGCGCTGGTGGGCCCCAGCGGCGGCGGCAAGAGCACGCTGCTGCGCGTGCTGGCGGGGCTGTATGCGCCGCACGGCGGCACGCTGGCGCTCGACGGCGTGCCGGCCGACTGGGCGCGGCTGCGCCAGCTCGCCACGCTCATCCCTCAGGAGACCGAGCTGTTCGAGGCCAGCGTGCGCGAGAACCTCGCCTTCGGCCGCCCCTGCGACGACGAGCGCCTGCGCGCCGCGCTGCACACGAGCACCTTCGACGAGGTGCTGCAGGCCACGCGCGGCGACCTCGACAGCGCGATCTCGGAACGCGGCTTCAACCTGTCGGGCGGGCAGCGCCAGCGGCTGTGCCTGGCGCGCGGCGTGCTCGCGGCCGAGGGCAGCTCGCTGCTGCTGCTCGACGAGCCGACCAGCGCGCTCGATGCCGCCACCGAGGCGCGCGTGCTGGCGCGCATTGCGGCCGCATTTCCGCAGGCCTGCGTGATCGCGTCGGTGCACCGGCTGAGCCTGCTCGACCGCTTCGACACGGTGATCCTCATGGAGGCCGGCCACGTGCGCGACCACGGTCCGCGCGACGAGGTGCTGGCGCGCCAGCCGATGCTTCGGGAAGCGTCACGCGGTAACAAACAGTAG